Part of the Spinacia oleracea cultivar Varoflay chromosome 5, BTI_SOV_V1, whole genome shotgun sequence genome, ATCAGAAGAATTCCAACTATGCCAAAGAAGAGACTGACCTTTGCTGATGAGCAGCAAGATGATACCAGTATGCCCTACAATTTCGTTGAAATGACTCCAAATTTTGATGAAGAAGAGCCAGAAGATGCCAAAAAAATGAAACCAGTCATTCCCTTCACTACAAAGAGTCCATCTGTGAAAAGGACTCCGACTTTTGGTGAAGGAAGGAGTCCATCTGTGAGAAGGACTTCAACTTTTGGCGAAGAACAGTTGCAAAATTCCAAAACCAGAAAACAAGAAAGTTCAGCACCAGGAATCTTTCCACCATCCCCAATCCGCCACCCACCATCAGTTCCACCACTTATACAGCCCACTGCTCCGCCAAAACGGGCACAAGAAACCCGGCGTGGCAGGACAGATACAGATACAGATGCGGATGCGGATGCGTGGGAGATAGATGAAATGGCTAAAATTAAACAAAGGTAGATTGGGAACTTCTATACCCAAAGTTCTACAACCAAATTGGGTAGCAATTTtagaatataaatattaatatGTATTTTATATACACAGGTATGAGAAACTAAATGCAACAATTCTAGAATgggaagagaagaagaagaagaaagccaGACGCAAATTGGAGACAAAAGAGGTTCGCTTtaaatctaagcaagactccAGTTGCTATAAAATTAGGAAAGGTTTTTTAACGAAGATCTGCTTACAAGAATCGCAGAGTAATCAGGGAAAAAGGAAGGCCAAAGCATTGCAGAATTATCAAATCGAGATGGAACGTATAAAACAAATAGCTGACGGAGCAAGAGCACAGGCAAAAGAAAAAAGGCGGAATGAAGAGCTCAAGGTGATGGACAAGGCTAACAAATACCGAGCAACAGGAGAACCTCCTCTGCCTCCAATGTGCCTTTGTTTGTAAAGGAAACAGATCAATATGGCATTTTAGCAAGTTTCCACAGCACAGAGGAAATGAACAGACTTTCCACATTACTTTCTATCACATTTTCCATCAAAGATGTCTGCAAAAAGACGATCAAGGGGAAACTATAACATATTTATCTGTAAATAGGTAACAAGCAAGTCATATGTACAATACAGTTTGAACAAAGAATGAGGTGTGAAAATTTATTGGTATTACAACTTTACAAGTTAACATGGACAGCATCATAAACAAATGTTATTTCAACAAGTAAAATGTTTGTGCAAGGGTCTTTTGGGGACAGTCTACCAATTAGCATCAATTTGGGGTAAGATTGTGTACTTTAAACATCCCCAAACCTTGCTCTAGGTGGGATCCCCACTTGATGGTTCAATGGGTCTATGACCGGGCCTCGAAATATATATCAAACCGGGAAAAGTAAAACAAAGCAGCAGCTAAAATTTCAAGAACTGACAGACAAGACTTCAAACTCAACAGAAAAATGTCAGAAATTGCATCCAAACAGCTTCCCCTGAAAAGAGACAACATTCTAAAATGACCACAATCAAGAGCCAAGTAAATGTGAAGTACTCCATCTATCAGACAGGCAGAATTTGGTTGGTTTGGGTTGGGTTGGGGAATCTTGAGGGAGACATCTAACAGAAAAGATCACAAAACCAAAGACACTAAAATAGCAAGACACAGTATGAATAACAGCAAAATAACAGGGGTAGCAAAGCATATACAGGACATTTCCCCGTCAAAAGTTAAAAACTATAGTACGCAGTTCATCTCAGCTACCAAAACAACAAAATCATGCAACACAAACATAAATGATAGGACCTCCAAGCTAATGAAGCAACAACCTTTTTTTGAGCGCACACAGAATTGCAAGTAAATTCATTCAAAAGAATTGCAAGTAAATTATGCTACAACATACTTCTATTTAACACTTGATCTGTTGCAGAGAAGAAAAACTCAATCAATTAATCAGGAGTTCAAGGAATATGATCGAGATCCAGTCttacattaaaataaaataaaaaacaaaagggACGTGAAAAAAAATGATCAATAACTTCATTCAACAAAACGTGACGCAGAATCACATCATCTCAAAAgcttactccgtatttattagaGAAACAGAGACTTGACTGCATAGGCTCTTCTGGTATAGCAGTATCATATTCTACCACAAAGAAATCAAGCTCTAAATTTGTGTTTAGGTgtacatcaaaagaaaaatgttgtAATTTAAAGGAGACTAAATTCCAAGGTGCAACCCAATTATTGATATACTAGAATGATGCTCAACTGAGAATTTTCGATACAGTGTCTTCTGTATTTCTGGAAAATCTTTTCCAGCTTTGCTTTACTGGACACTCCTACAAGATACACCCAGAACAACTGTTGTAGCAGCAGGTATATGAATATATCAATGGTGCAATCTGCACAACTGTTTAAGTGACCCGATGAACTGTTTAAGGTTCCCTCAGGCAGACTAAACAGAATCACAAATGAATCGAAATCCATAGAATTGTAATTTAGACATAGGAAATACAGAGTAGTACTTATCACAACACAAATAACCATAAAAGACCCAGATATGGGAAGCACGATTCAATATGAGCCTTTATGACTCCAAATAATCACACCAATTCATTGGACAAACTGCTGGAATCAAACAAACCCTTAGCTGGCGATTTCTCTCAATAACCAATCCAAAGTAGGGTAAGCAAAGTACAGAACCAAAATAGATGGCAGAGCTAATAAAACACTGACTAGCAAATACAGGACCAGAATAGCCACACTTCCTGGTATTACACAGAATATGATCACCAAGAAAAGAATAACCAGCGGGAACTTAGAAGCAACATGAATGAAGTAATCAAGGGATTTGTGAAGTGAGAACTGAGGCCTTTCCACATTAATATTACCAGTAACACGGCCATCATCAAGGTTGCTTCCCAACAATCCTCGAGATTGAGTATATTGAGCCCTCCTAGGACTGTGATTGTTGGCTGGACAACCAATAAGAGAACTTACTCTTGGTGAAAAAGTTAGACGATTATCATCACGTACTGAACAAGAAGACTTAGCTCGCTCTCCATTCAAACTCTCTACCATCCAAAGGATAAAATAGTTTTTCCGAGGAAACTTAAGATTTCCTCTATACACCCATCTAAAAGATAACAAGTTGCACCATGGACAGGAAACAAAAAATGGAAGCTTAATCTTCTGGGCAGGCAACTTTAGAATAGCCCATTGAAGTCCAAGAACACAATTCTGGCAGAGTGTGTGGCCACACCATAAGACATAAGGCACATTCTCAACAATATTGAAAGATTCCCAGCAAATCGGGCATTCTAGACCTTCCTCTGTGCTGGAAGTTGATCCAGTATCTTCATCCGACAAATCAGAGCAACACAGTTTCGGCTCAGTAGAGACCTTCCGAAGACGAAGATTTGGGATTGTATTTGGGAAACTCCACATTCTAGGTCAATGAGAATTTACTAGTTAGTTATACAGTTGGAACCAATGTTCAACCACTAAACATAAAGAGCATGTTTGGCATAGAGTTTTTAAGCGAGGTAAATGGAATCAAATAACTATTTCCATTACTTAATGTTTGATATGAGAGGAGTGATAATACAATCCATTTCCTAAGGGTAACCATTACCACCATTTGTTACCTCTTCTTACCATATGGTAACAACATTGTTATCCTCCTCAATCCCCAATTTGTTACAAGTGATTCATTTCCTTAGGTATACCAAACAACTAATATTGGTAATAGCTAACACATTCCTTTCCCCTTCATATTTATTTCCTTTCCAATTCCTTTCCTAAGTTTATACCAAACATGCCCAAAAAGAACACAACATAAACCTACATGTCATAGACTCTTTCATTCACTATAAGGTCCTTAATGTAGCAATAAAACTCATGTCTTTTTGTGTGTTGACATAGTAAGACCGTAGCATGTATGAGTCAGAGGACAATGATCAATATTATGAATGTGGGTACTAGACTAGTGTATTCGAGTTCGCCCAAAGCTATCAACACTTAATTATTCAAGAACTTCTAATTAATACACTAGAAAATATCAATGAGCACGCATATATAAAGTTTCAAACTACTATCAGCTCTACAAATCACTATAAATCAAATTGTTCCACAAATCAGGCTCCAAAAAGGCAAAAACCAGAAATCATAGATTAACTAGCTACGCTTGGAAATATGACGAAAACAAACTTCTATCCTGCAAAATCTGTCGATCCAATCACCTAATTGATCAAGCAAAGTTTTGAAATCACTAACTAAACTTCCTCTTCGCAAAAGAGGGCCTATAATTCCAACAAACCAAACCATTTCTCAGGATTCACTTGTAGTATCATATAGAACATGATCATTCACATAACTTGTTTATAACCTAAAAGGCCAAAATATTGTATGAGACGATTTTACAATAACTTTATCGCGAAACTGGGGGGACTTTTTTAATCAATTCAAGTGTAAACCTTTGACATCTTACAACAAGTTAGTTAGTGTGAGATTATTTCGCCCAAAACTTGCTCTCCTTACCCTAAACTAGCA contains:
- the LOC110805033 gene encoding uncharacterized protein isoform X2, whose product is MEGLLNQVRLRFSGKEEFGSTRDRRTSSFRGGRKPQKWPRRQLPRQMSFKEPTEEAEYAAAVAAAAFAITSLESDNTDQRTPDVGLQFSLPRIISGIVDRIAAAAEPGEALKRNSDEYYHAEEKEMIPEKTIHPVPSIRRIPTMPKKRLTFADEQQDDTSMPYNFVEMTPNFDEEEPEDAKKMKPVIPFTTKSPSVKRTPTFGEGRSPSVRRTSTFGEEQLQNSKTRKQESSAPGIFPPSPIRHPPSVPPLIQPTAPPKRAQETRRGRTDTDTDADADAWEIDEMAKIKQRYEKLNATILEWEEKKKKKARRKLETKESNQGKRKAKALQNYQIEMERIKQIADGARAQAKEKRRNEELKVMDKANKYRATGEPPLPPMCLCL
- the LOC110805033 gene encoding uncharacterized protein isoform X3, whose translation is MSFKEPTEEAEYAAAVAAAAFAITSLESDNTDQRTPDVGLQFSLPRIISGIVDRIAAAAEPGEALKRNSDEYYHAEEKEMIPEKTIHPVPSIRRIPTMPKKRLTFADEQQDDTSMPYNFVEMTPNFDEEEPEDAKKMKPVIPFTTKSPSVKRTPTFGEGRSPSVRRTSTFGEEQLQNSKTRKQESSAPGIFPPSPIRHPPSVPPLIQPTAPPKRAQETRRGRTDTDTDADADAWEIDEMAKIKQRYEKLNATILEWEEKKKKKARRKLETKEVRFKSKQDSSCYKIRKGFLTKICLQESQSNQGKRKAKALQNYQIEMERIKQIADGARAQAKEKRRNEELKVMDKANKYRATGEPPLPPMCLCL
- the LOC110805033 gene encoding uncharacterized protein isoform X1, whose product is MEGLLNQVRLRFSGKEEFGSTRDRRTSSFRGGRKPQKWPRRQLPRQMSFKEPTEEAEYAAAVAAAAFAITSLESDNTDQRTPDVGLQFSLPRIISGIVDRIAAAAEPGEALKRNSDEYYHAEEKEMIPEKTIHPVPSIRRIPTMPKKRLTFADEQQDDTSMPYNFVEMTPNFDEEEPEDAKKMKPVIPFTTKSPSVKRTPTFGEGRSPSVRRTSTFGEEQLQNSKTRKQESSAPGIFPPSPIRHPPSVPPLIQPTAPPKRAQETRRGRTDTDTDADADAWEIDEMAKIKQRYEKLNATILEWEEKKKKKARRKLETKEVRFKSKQDSSCYKIRKGFLTKICLQESQSNQGKRKAKALQNYQIEMERIKQIADGARAQAKEKRRNEELKVMDKANKYRATGEPPLPPMCLCL
- the LOC110805035 gene encoding uncharacterized protein, giving the protein MWSFPNTIPNLRLRKVSTEPKLCCSDLSDEDTGSTSSTEEGLECPICWESFNIVENVPYVLWCGHTLCQNCVLGLQWAILKLPAQKIKLPFFVSCPWCNLLSFRWVYRGNLKFPRKNYFILWMVESLNGERAKSSCSVRDDNRLTFSPRVSSLIGCPANNHSPRRAQYTQSRGLLGSNLDDGRVTGNINVERPQFSLHKSLDYFIHVASKFPLVILFLVIIFCVIPGSVAILVLYLLVSVLLALPSILVLYFAYPTLDWLLREIAS